The Acidobacteriota bacterium genome window below encodes:
- a CDS encoding type II toxin-antitoxin system prevent-host-death family antitoxin produces MRISVTEAKGQLTELVRRAEAGDEVVLTRHGHATVMLVPVLRRPDAKGRRKVIGAIQAAVASKRTDGASAARSQDFLYDENGLPK; encoded by the coding sequence ATGCGGATTTCCGTCACCGAAGCGAAAGGGCAATTGACTGAACTTGTCCGCCGTGCAGAGGCGGGCGACGAAGTGGTGCTTACCCGTCATGGCCATGCGACGGTCATGCTGGTGCCGGTGCTGCGGCGGCCCGATGCCAAGGGGCGGCGCAAGGTGATTGGTGCGATTCAGGCCGCCGTTGCGAGTAAACGAACCGATGGCGCGAGCGCAGCCCGCAGTCAGGATTTTCTCTACGACGAGAACGGCCTGCCGAAATGA
- a CDS encoding cupin domain-containing protein — protein sequence MTEQRPKSFAARAKDARWGKDLRPYFAYRDLGIKEATDGRVLAHVIRAEQPCGGPMGYHSHDLEFQMVYLIQGWARLYFEDIGEIRVEAGDAWYQPPGIKHEVLEYSDDWVVLEITMPAEFETHDESR from the coding sequence ATGACTGAGCAACGGCCCAAATCATTTGCGGCGCGTGCCAAGGACGCCCGGTGGGGGAAGGATCTGAGACCCTACTTCGCCTACCGCGACCTGGGGATCAAGGAGGCCACCGATGGCCGGGTGCTGGCCCACGTCATACGGGCCGAGCAACCGTGCGGGGGGCCTATGGGCTACCACTCCCACGACCTGGAATTCCAGATGGTCTACCTGATCCAGGGGTGGGCGCGGCTCTACTTCGAAGACATCGGCGAGATCCGCGTGGAAGCGGGCGACGCCTGGTACCAGCCGCCTGGAATCAAACACGAGGTGCTGGAATACTCCGACGACTGGGTGGTGCTGGAGATCACCATGCCGGCGGAGTTCGAAACCCACGACGAATCGCGTTAG